One stretch of Sinomonas terrae DNA includes these proteins:
- a CDS encoding DEAD/DEAH box helicase family protein: MPDELEEDLPQGLYETLRTEHIERNLKHLGEGLATQFETVSEEEAPEALARHIGRVVRKALSSAPSGARLELANQLLSNLARADAITDPPQVLHAVYDTKQIRRRALRRPTTPLSDAALLTASHEDPNLAHELRRELESADQVDLLCAFIKWRGLRLLEGALKELSERGARLRVITTTYMGATERHALDELANRYNAEIRINYETNATRLHAKAWLFKRNTGFHTAYVGSSNLSQQALLDGLEWNVRLSGVATPRLVQKFQITFDSYWEKANFVPYDPATDAERLDDALRRAGGTTPSREFGPTGLEVVPFLHQQEMLEDLDAARTKGFKENLLVAATGTGKTVVAALDYKRLADGLGRLPTLLFVAHRREILEQSLRAYRRVLNNGSFGELLVGGEAPTEWLHVFASVQSLTPERLDKIDPSRFAVVVIDEFHHADAPTYRRLLEHLRPTHLLGLTATPERGDGKSVADEFFEGRIASELRLWDALGEDLLVPFHYFGVADETDLRNLEWRRGNYEIAQLSALYTGNEARAAKVIAELRDKVLDISQMRALGFCVSVQHAEYMAQVFTRAGIPSSAVSGSTSQPERDEALRQLRDREINCLFAVDLFNEGLDVPEIDTVLLLRPTQSATVFLQQLGRGLRRAEGKAVLIWSGLLSSGHGEAPSGGFPAAPRCFASGGCWSSVSLGDARSH, encoded by the coding sequence CCGCAAGGCTCTCTCTTCAGCACCGAGCGGTGCCCGCCTCGAACTGGCCAATCAGCTCCTGTCGAACCTCGCCCGAGCTGACGCCATAACCGATCCGCCGCAGGTCTTACACGCGGTCTACGACACGAAGCAGATCCGCCGCCGCGCCCTCCGCCGGCCAACTACGCCGCTTAGCGATGCTGCCCTGCTGACAGCGAGTCACGAGGACCCGAATCTTGCCCATGAGCTGCGACGTGAGCTCGAATCTGCAGATCAAGTTGATTTGCTCTGCGCTTTCATCAAGTGGCGCGGCCTCCGCCTCCTCGAAGGGGCTCTCAAAGAGCTATCCGAAAGAGGCGCTCGACTTCGTGTCATCACCACTACCTACATGGGAGCCACCGAGCGCCACGCCCTCGACGAACTCGCCAATCGGTATAACGCCGAAATCCGGATCAATTATGAGACCAACGCGACGCGGCTCCACGCGAAAGCGTGGCTCTTTAAGCGGAATACTGGTTTCCACACTGCATACGTCGGGAGTTCGAATCTCAGTCAGCAGGCCTTGCTCGACGGCCTCGAATGGAATGTCCGCCTCTCCGGGGTGGCCACCCCGCGGCTCGTCCAGAAGTTCCAGATCACGTTCGATTCGTATTGGGAGAAGGCCAACTTCGTCCCGTACGATCCGGCGACGGATGCTGAGCGCCTCGATGATGCTCTGCGTAGGGCAGGCGGCACGACTCCCAGCCGAGAATTCGGCCCCACTGGACTCGAAGTCGTCCCGTTCCTTCATCAGCAGGAGATGCTCGAGGACCTCGATGCAGCCCGCACAAAGGGCTTCAAGGAGAACCTCCTTGTTGCAGCAACCGGCACAGGAAAGACTGTCGTCGCTGCGCTGGACTACAAGCGCCTGGCAGATGGCTTAGGCCGCCTCCCCACTCTGCTATTTGTCGCCCACCGGCGTGAGATCCTCGAGCAGTCTCTGCGCGCCTACCGCCGGGTCCTCAACAATGGCAGCTTCGGCGAACTGCTCGTAGGCGGCGAGGCACCCACCGAGTGGCTTCACGTCTTCGCATCAGTCCAGTCCCTGACGCCGGAGAGGCTGGACAAGATCGACCCTTCTCGGTTCGCCGTAGTGGTGATTGACGAATTCCACCATGCCGACGCTCCGACCTATCGACGGCTTCTCGAGCACCTGAGACCGACCCACCTCCTCGGACTTACTGCAACGCCGGAACGCGGGGACGGCAAGAGTGTGGCCGACGAGTTCTTCGAGGGACGCATCGCGAGCGAACTCAGGCTGTGGGATGCTCTCGGCGAGGACCTCCTGGTGCCTTTCCACTATTTCGGAGTTGCCGACGAGACCGATCTTCGGAACCTCGAATGGCGGCGCGGTAATTACGAGATAGCCCAGCTCTCCGCCTTGTACACCGGAAATGAGGCGCGGGCCGCAAAAGTAATCGCGGAATTACGTGACAAAGTCCTAGATATTTCCCAGATGCGAGCACTCGGATTCTGTGTCTCGGTTCAACATGCCGAATACATGGCGCAGGTCTTCACTCGCGCCGGCATCCCGTCGTCGGCTGTCTCAGGTTCCACCTCCCAACCAGAGCGTGACGAGGCCCTTCGCCAGCTGCGCGATCGTGAAATCAACTGCCTCTTCGCTGTCGACCTCTTCAACGAGGGTCTCGACGTCCCCGAAATCGACACAGTATTGCTGCTCCGACCCACCCAAAGCGCGACTGTGTTTCTCCAGCAGCTCGGGCGCGGGCTGCGACGAGCAGAGGGCAAGGCAGTACTGATATGGAGTGGCCTGCTGTCAAGTGGGCATGGTGAGGCGCCGTCGGGAGGTTTCCCGGCGGCGCCTCGCTGCTTCGCGAGCGGGGGGTGTTGGTCGAGCGTGTCATTGGGCGACGCGCGGTCACACTGA
- the istB gene encoding IS21-like element helper ATPase IstB, translating to MTITTMQTVVARAHGDPLAEALELTRRLKLPHMRKALTDLIPTAKAQRWDPAELVRVLLAEEVAGRDRANLITRRKSAGFPAGKTFGDWDEELSPIPRPTQEALKSLEWVRRRENLAIYGPSGTGKSHFCEALGHAAVEAGMIVSWFGIEDLGALVRKHRADDSIARALTRVVRSDLIIVDDIGLLPVSPDAAEGFYRLVDAAYERRAMAVSSNLAPAGFDEIMPKTIATATVDRFMHHAHRVETKGESYRLAQAASGKGVTPFR from the coding sequence GTGACGATCACAACGATGCAGACCGTGGTCGCCCGCGCCCACGGCGACCCGCTGGCCGAGGCCCTGGAGCTGACCCGCCGGCTGAAGCTGCCCCACATGCGCAAGGCGCTCACGGACCTGATCCCCACCGCGAAGGCCCAGCGCTGGGACCCAGCCGAGCTCGTGCGGGTCCTGCTCGCGGAGGAAGTCGCCGGCCGCGACCGCGCCAACCTGATCACCCGCCGCAAATCCGCCGGCTTCCCGGCAGGGAAGACCTTCGGCGACTGGGACGAGGAGCTCTCCCCGATCCCGCGCCCGACCCAGGAAGCACTCAAGTCCCTCGAATGGGTCCGCCGGCGGGAGAATCTCGCGATCTACGGGCCGTCGGGGACTGGGAAGTCGCACTTCTGCGAGGCGCTCGGCCACGCGGCAGTCGAGGCCGGCATGATCGTGTCCTGGTTCGGGATCGAGGATCTCGGCGCCCTGGTGCGCAAGCACCGCGCCGACGACTCCATCGCCCGGGCCCTGACCAGGGTCGTGCGCAGCGATCTGATCATCGTGGACGACATAGGCCTGCTCCCGGTCTCCCCAGACGCCGCCGAGGGGTTCTACCGCCTCGTGGACGCCGCCTACGAGCGCCGGGCGATGGCGGTCAGCTCGAACCTCGCCCCGGCCGGATTCGACGAGATCATGCCCAAGACCATCGCGACCGCGACGGTGGACAGGTTCATGCACCACGCCCACCGGGTCGAGACCAAGGGCGAGTCCTACCGCCTCGCCCAAGCCGCCTCCGGCAAGGGGGTGACGCCCTTCCGCTGA
- a CDS encoding transposase, translated as MRRLGCLRGVSTLTGFALAVEIGDWHRFTGATIGSFVGLTPSEHSSGSSRAQGPIAKTGNSHVRRLLVEAAWHHRARYTVGKTMLDRWDLAPAAARVRGDEGNRRLHARWVKFLERRKRPTVANVAIARELAGWCWSLAVMDDD; from the coding sequence GTGCGCCGCCTGGGCTGCCTGCGCGGTGTGAGCACCCTGACCGGTTTTGCCCTCGCAGTGGAGATCGGGGACTGGCACCGGTTCACCGGGGCTACGATCGGCTCCTTCGTCGGACTCACCCCGTCCGAGCACTCCTCGGGCTCCTCCCGCGCCCAAGGACCGATCGCCAAGACCGGCAACTCCCACGTCCGCCGGCTCCTGGTCGAAGCGGCTTGGCACCACAGGGCCCGCTACACCGTCGGGAAGACCATGCTCGACCGGTGGGATCTGGCCCCCGCCGCCGCGCGGGTCCGGGGCGATGAGGGCAACCGTCGCCTGCACGCCCGATGGGTGAAGTTCCTCGAGCGCCGCAAGCGCCCCACCGTCGCGAACGTCGCGATCGCTCGCGAGCTCGCCGGCTGGTGCTGGTCCCTGGCCGTCATGGACGACGACTGA
- the istA gene encoding IS21 family transposase, which produces MKSNEEIMEILEAYDLTGSYRAAAELAGCDHHTVARYVKLRAAGGPDREKGQRARPIDGFLPKIEELVERSGGRVRADVVHERLVAMGFTGAERTTRRTVAEAKAQFAAGRRRVFRPWIVEPGLWLQWDYGWGPRIGGRATLLWCAWLAWSRFRVVIPIWDKSLPTVVACMDATLRRMGGVPAFALTDNERTVTADHIARVAVRNPQIVEMGRHYGMTVRTCVPADPQSKGGSESTVRISKADLVPTAANLLEEYRTFGQLEKACHDFCDEVNARPHRETRQAPAAMLAAERERLHLLPKAPFTVVFGTTRRVNWDATVSMNGVRYSVPHELANTRVWVREAGEEVIVTSVAERGEAREVARHATGRPGTPVLDDAHYPPRADEAADRQPRATTPEEAAFLMLGAGAKAWLVEAAAAGARRIRAKMAEAVAFAKLYGTDQVDRALGTAATTGRFADRDLVSILGYQAGLAHVEPSRASEAHSLQPGTGGWGRLDGSEPAAADMTGEEEGR; this is translated from the coding sequence ATGAAGAGCAACGAGGAGATCATGGAGATTCTTGAGGCGTATGACCTCACCGGCAGCTACCGTGCCGCGGCGGAGCTCGCGGGGTGTGACCATCACACGGTGGCCAGGTATGTGAAGCTGCGGGCTGCCGGAGGGCCGGATCGCGAGAAGGGGCAGCGGGCCAGGCCGATCGACGGGTTCCTGCCGAAGATCGAAGAACTCGTCGAGCGCTCGGGAGGCCGGGTCCGGGCGGATGTGGTCCATGAGCGGCTGGTCGCGATGGGGTTCACCGGCGCGGAGAGGACCACGAGGCGCACGGTCGCGGAGGCCAAGGCGCAGTTCGCGGCGGGGCGGCGGCGCGTGTTCCGCCCCTGGATCGTCGAGCCTGGGCTGTGGCTGCAGTGGGACTACGGATGGGGGCCGAGGATCGGGGGCCGGGCGACGCTGCTGTGGTGCGCGTGGCTGGCGTGGTCGCGGTTCCGCGTCGTGATCCCGATCTGGGACAAGAGCCTGCCGACGGTCGTGGCGTGCATGGATGCCACGCTGCGCAGGATGGGCGGGGTCCCGGCGTTCGCGCTGACCGACAACGAGCGCACCGTGACCGCCGACCACATCGCCAGGGTCGCGGTGCGCAACCCGCAGATCGTGGAGATGGGCCGCCACTACGGGATGACCGTGCGCACCTGCGTTCCCGCCGACCCGCAGTCCAAGGGCGGCTCGGAGTCCACGGTGCGGATCTCGAAGGCGGATCTGGTGCCCACGGCGGCGAACCTGCTCGAGGAGTACCGCACCTTCGGGCAGTTGGAGAAGGCGTGCCACGATTTCTGCGACGAGGTCAACGCCCGCCCGCACCGGGAGACACGGCAGGCGCCGGCGGCGATGCTCGCTGCGGAGCGGGAGCGGCTGCATCTGCTTCCGAAGGCGCCGTTCACGGTGGTGTTCGGGACCACCCGCCGGGTGAACTGGGACGCGACCGTGTCGATGAACGGGGTCCGGTACTCGGTCCCGCACGAGCTGGCCAACACCAGGGTCTGGGTGCGCGAGGCGGGCGAGGAGGTCATCGTCACCTCCGTGGCCGAGCGCGGGGAGGCCCGCGAGGTGGCCCGGCATGCGACCGGGCGTCCCGGGACCCCAGTCCTGGACGACGCGCACTACCCGCCCCGGGCGGATGAGGCCGCGGACCGCCAGCCCAGGGCGACCACCCCGGAGGAGGCAGCGTTCCTGATGCTCGGCGCGGGTGCCAAGGCGTGGCTGGTCGAGGCCGCCGCCGCGGGAGCCAGGCGGATCCGGGCGAAGATGGCCGAGGCCGTCGCGTTCGCCAAGCTCTACGGCACCGACCAGGTCGACCGGGCCCTGGGCACGGCCGCGACGACGGGCAGGTTCGCCGACAGGGACCTGGTCTCGATCCTGGGCTACCAGGCCGGGCTCGCCCACGTGGAGCCCTCCCGGGCCTCCGAGGCCCATTCCCTCCAGCCGGGCACGGGCGGCTGGGGCCGCCTCGATGGCTCAGAGCCCGCCGCCGCCGACATGACGGGCGAGGAGGAGGGCCGGTGA
- a CDS encoding IS110 family transposase, with protein MAAKTTVAQTRPFVIGVDTHARTHTLAMVRAATGEQLGCQQFPATAAGMRRALDWAARRTGGDADALWVIEGIGSYGAQLAAAVVKAGFEAVEAPRGYVRSRTTTGKSDPLDAAAIAAAALPLEGTRLRIPRQDEGVRAALRVLIAAREQMTLERTAKVNALTALARTVDLGIDARRPLSATQVTEMARWRAREEGVAAATARTEAVRLAKRIRVLDEELADNQHCTSELVKASPAAPLLEMTGIGPVTAAVVYTAWSHLGRVRSEAAFATLAGVSPVPASSGNIVRYRLNRGGDRRLNRALHMATITRMVHDPDSRAYAERRTAEGRTTREIRRCLKRYLARHLYRTLNALHRDALAAA; from the coding sequence GTGGCCGCGAAGACTACTGTCGCACAGACGCGCCCGTTCGTCATCGGCGTGGACACCCACGCCCGCACCCACACCCTTGCCATGGTCCGCGCGGCGACCGGTGAACAGCTCGGCTGCCAGCAATTCCCGGCCACCGCGGCGGGCATGCGGAGGGCCCTCGACTGGGCGGCCCGCCGCACGGGAGGAGACGCAGACGCACTCTGGGTCATCGAGGGAATCGGCAGCTATGGAGCCCAGCTCGCAGCGGCAGTCGTGAAGGCCGGCTTCGAGGCTGTGGAAGCCCCCAGGGGCTACGTTCGCTCACGAACCACCACAGGGAAATCCGATCCGCTGGACGCGGCCGCGATCGCGGCCGCAGCCCTCCCGCTCGAGGGCACCCGCCTGCGTATCCCACGCCAGGATGAGGGCGTGCGCGCTGCCCTGCGAGTGCTCATCGCGGCAAGGGAGCAGATGACGCTCGAGCGCACGGCCAAGGTCAACGCACTCACTGCCCTGGCCCGGACCGTCGACCTCGGGATCGACGCCCGCCGGCCCCTCTCAGCCACCCAGGTCACGGAGATGGCGCGATGGCGGGCACGGGAAGAGGGCGTCGCGGCTGCCACCGCCCGGACGGAGGCGGTCCGCCTTGCCAAACGAATCCGCGTTCTGGACGAGGAGCTCGCGGACAACCAGCACTGCACATCCGAGCTCGTCAAGGCTAGCCCCGCCGCGCCCCTGCTGGAGATGACCGGCATAGGACCGGTCACCGCCGCCGTGGTCTACACCGCCTGGTCACACCTCGGGAGGGTCCGCTCCGAGGCCGCTTTCGCCACTCTTGCCGGGGTCAGCCCCGTCCCGGCTTCTTCCGGGAACATCGTCCGATACCGGCTCAACCGAGGAGGCGACAGACGCCTCAACCGGGCCCTGCACATGGCCACCATCACCCGAATGGTCCACGATCCCGACAGCCGTGCCTACGCCGAACGACGCACAGCCGAAGGCAGAACCACACGCGAGATCCGTCGCTGCCTCAAGAGATACCTCGCCCGCCACCTCTACCGCACCCTCAACGCACTCCACCGCGACGCACTCGCAGCAGCTTGA